A genome region from Magnolia sinica isolate HGM2019 chromosome 8, MsV1, whole genome shotgun sequence includes the following:
- the LOC131254280 gene encoding probable CCR4-associated factor 1 homolog 11, whose amino-acid sequence MLPSRPSCVYRKPIRIRNVDSLNVESEFRIISGFLKDYPFISMDTEFPGVVYHNVPDTPDSVARDRYALLRANINALKLIQVGLTFSDSASNLPDLGTNYCYVWQFNFNFDPWCDLHAPESIELLRKNGIDFERNRFYGIDEARFGFLMKLCGLVGNNCFSWITFHSAYDFGYLIKVVTQRELPDDIGEFLKLMKDIFGYKVYDIKYLMRFCHNLYGGLERVANELGVDRAVGKCHQAASDSLLTLHVFTRLKDRGFQLYVPDHCGVLYGLKYPLGNLFQ is encoded by the coding sequence ATGCTACCATCAAGACCTAGTTGTGTCTACAGAAAACCAATTCGTATCAGAAATGTGGATTCGTTGAATGTGGAGTCTGAGTTCCGCATAATCAGCGGCTTCCTCAAAGACTACCCTTTCATCTCTATGGACACTGAGTTCCCTGGTGTCGTCTACCATAACGTGCCCGATACACCCGACTCTGTAGCCAGGGATCGATACGCACTCCTTCGGGCGAATATAAACGCGCTCAAGCTCATCCAAGTCGGACTCACTTTCTCCGACTCAGCCAGCAACCTTCCTGATTTGGGGACCAACTACTGTTACGTCTGGCAATTTAATTTCAACTTCGATCCATGGTGTGACCTCCACGCACCCGAATCGATCGAACTATTGCGTAAGAACGGCATTGACTTCGAGCGCAATCGATTCTACGGGATTGATGAGGCCCGTTTCGGGTTCCTCATGAAGCTATGCGGACTTGTTGGGAACAATTGTTTTAGTTGGATCACCTTCCACAGTGCTTACGACTTTGGCTATCTGATAAAGGTGGTCACTCAGAGGGAGCTACCGGATGACATTGGCGAGTTTCTCAAATTGATGAAAGATATATTTGGGTACAAGGTTTATGACATAAAATATCTCATGAGGTTCTGTCACAACTTATATGGAGGGTTGGAACGTGTGGCCAATGAATTGGGGGTGGACAGGGCTGTTGGGAAATGCCACCAAGCTGCATCAGATAGCCTGCTAACATTGCATGTTTTTACACGGCTCAAAGATAGAGGTTTTCAGCTGTATGTTCCTGACCACTGTGGAGtattgtatggattaaaatacCCTTTGGGAAATCTGTTTCAGTGA
- the LOC131254279 gene encoding uncharacterized protein At2g29880-like yields the protein MDDCRIDTLMDVVANGRKSANGFKKETYKTVMDVVRSALGISVQEKHVSNCLRTLKMLYFDVRDALSSGFEWDDDKNLVTAPDDVWEDNIWSHPYMQHVQGKPVRRYDDLTYLFGNDRATGLHASIGNMHSMMRLRKSRDDDVTLITSVDLNDDTLVLSSDDVGDSGHDIQWSFQTHDGTHVTNHSLNLNGNNL from the exons ATGGATGACTGTCGAATCGATACATTGATGGATGTGGTTGCAAATGGCCGCAAGAGTGCCAACGGATTTAAAAAGGAGACCTATAAAACGGTCATGGATGTTGTCAGGAGTGCACTAGGGATATCAGTTCAGGAGAAGCATGTTAGTAATTGCCTTCGGACACTAAAGATGTTGTATTTTGATGTTCGGGACGCCCTGAGTAGTGGGTTTGAATGGGATGATGACAAAAATCTAGTAACCGCACCAGATGACGTCTGGGAGGATAACATATGG TCACATCCATATATGCAACATGTTCAGGGGAAACCGGTGCGAAGGTATGATGACCTCACGTACTTATTTGGAAATGACCGAGCTACTGGATTGCATGCTTCGATAGGAAATATGCATAGTATGATGCGTTTGAGAAAGTCTCGCGATGACGATGTTACACTGATAACGTCGGTTGATCTTAATGACGATACACTTGTTTTATCAAGTGACGATGTGGGAGATAGTGGACATGACATCCAGTGGTCATTTCAAACTCATGACGGTACTCATGTTACAAACCATAGTCTGAATCTCAATGGCAACAACTTGTGA